The Wansuia hejianensis genomic interval AAGTGATATCATGGGATGTCAGCTTGTCGAATTTAATCTGAAGATCCTCCATATTACCCGACGTATTGTGGGCTTTCAGGATTCCATATGCAATGGTATTTTTTTTGGCTTCTTCAGGCGCAGGGCTTACACCGGCTGCTGCCTTCAGTTTAGCCGCGGCTTCTCCGCCGGCCGGGATCACCTGCTTCCCGTCGACCAGGTAGGCGCCTCCGTTTAACAACTGTATCATTTCTATATCCTCCTTCATGTTTTGTATCTGCCTTGTTGCATTCCTCGCTTCGAGGTTAAACCTAGGGATTTTCTCTGGTATATTTCAGGTAGCTTTCTACCATCATGGCAATCTTAAAGGTCAGAGCTTCTTCAAATTTACGGATGTCCAGGCCGATCGTTTTCTCCAGCTTTTCCAGCCGGTACACCAGAGTATTCCGGTGAACATACATCTGCCTGGCCGTTTCCGATATATTCAGGTCGTTTTCAAAAAAACGGCGGATCGTCATAAGCGTTTCGTCATCCAGCTCCTGAAATATGTTTTCTTTGAAGGTCTCTTTCATAAACAATTCACAGAGCGGCACCGGAAGCTGATAAATCAGCCTTCCCAGACCCAGCCTGCCGTAGGATACTACCGTTCTGTCGGTATAGAATATCTTCCCGACCTCCAGTGCCATCCTGGCCTCTTTAAAAGACTGTGACACCGATTTCAGTGCCTTAGCCGGATTCCCGTAGGCCACCCGGACCGAAGTCATTGCCTCTGCGTTCAATGTATCCACCAGCATATGTGCCGTCTGCTCCAAGCTGCTGTCGGATATCGCGCCTTTTAGCTCCTTCACGATGAC includes:
- a CDS encoding PucR family transcriptional regulator, producing the protein MVSAQMLKKVLKELHEIMRVDLCLWDRKGSLIASTFSGDDLSGLEIDVFFSSAADSQVLRDFHFFKVYNGQVPECVLVARGSDAYMAGRIAVSEIQNLMLAYHERLDKNHFIQNLLMDNLLATDIQERAKKLHIEENACRAVYLAETKGHRDSGALETARMLFGADTRNFVVSLDEHTIVIVKELKGAISDSSLEQTAHMLVDTLNAEAMTSVRVAYGNPAKALKSVSQSFKEARMALEVGKIFYTDRTVVSYGRLGLGRLIYQLPVPLCELFMKETFKENIFQELDDETLMTIRRFFENDLNISETARQMYVHRNTLVYRLEKLEKTIGLDIRKFEEALTFKIAMMVESYLKYTRENP